A segment of the Pogoniulus pusillus isolate bPogPus1 unplaced genomic scaffold, bPogPus1.pri scaffold_47_arrow_ctg1, whole genome shotgun sequence genome:
cgcTTACCTGCCGCTCACCTGCCCCTTtcttcagccacctcagctacctcagcctcctcagccacctcagcctcctcagccaGAAGCCGATTCCACATCACAGCCCAGGTGGAATTCACCACTGCACTTCTGTTGAACACTTTCCTGCCTATgctttgggccacagacattagcACTGAGGACCAGTGAGTGTCCTGAATCCTTCATTCAAGCTGCTAAAGGAGTTTGGTTAACCTCACCAGCGCtgaatgaagctgccagactctggcaaagacatttctaaaccTTTCCAGATCCCATTGGgtagagacattctgtgaaacagttcTGCTGACAGcacccaagaacttgtgtgcagAGTTGTAAATCAGTTTggggaattctctttgtatatattaataaattatttactaACTTTTGCATCAGCCTCACTGCATTTCAGCCCAAACTCAGATCTCAACTGGCCCCTGCATAACAGTCCTGCCCTTGCCATTGCTCCTGTCCACATCCTACTGCCTCAGCAAGTGCCCTGAGGACTGAGGGAGGGACAGGATCTCCCTTGCCAGGGTGTGCAGGTCAAGGCTTGGTCCTCTGGATTACTGAATGCCCTCCAGGTGTGCTCAGCATCAGAGACACCTTCCCCTGCTTGTGCTGACctctcagcactgcctccagttctctGCCCTAGCCAGAGCCTGAGGACACCTTCCCAGTAGTGTCCTCACTGGGACCCATTAACAACTGCAAGAAActtcagagtctgaagctgGCTTGAACTTCTGCAGAGGTTTCATCATCTTCCTCTCAGCCTCTGAGGCTTACCTGGCACCAAAGCCACCAGAGAGGTCATTAAcatgcccagggctgctcctctgctgctgatctgggctgggctcctgggctgcagggagctgctggcaagtgggcagcactgaaaagagacagctctgtccaggagcagctcctctgcacagcacagcagggctgagggcactgccagagcaTCTCAGGCagatgagggaggcagagagagcttcAGGGTGGCcaggaccaggaggatgctgagagctaACTGGAGGAGAAGTCCGTGACAGGGTGAGTCTgtgggtgcagggcagtgcagctACAGGTCCTGGAggcatctcctgcagctggcacagccacagctgatgAGGTCTGTAAGGAGGACTCCCTGCCCAGAGGCTCTCCTCAGGCCATTGTGAAgagctgtgcagccctgggctgcaggcaggggtgggcagagctgtcctgcagagcagggtccctgcagcccaggggctgtGTTCTGGGGCTGgaactctgctgcctgccaacctcagctctcagcctgcctgcagagctcctcatggcactgtgggcagaAGCTGAGGGGGGAAGAAGCcatccctggcagggcagggcagaggagggcagggcagagaccttctgctgagcagaggctgctgcatggGTCAGGtttgctcccagctgcagctcccccctGGGCATTTCTGAGGGCCCTTTCCAGAAGATCAGGGCAGCCTTTCCTGGAAGGGAAGGAGTCTTGGCCCTGGAGTTTGCTCTCCTTGGTGGGCAGGGTGAGACTGGAATTTAGTTCTCCACTCTGCAGAAGACACTGAAGCCTCAGGTCCCCTTGGTgcttccctgagctgctcctgagtctctgcacagctccagatcagcctgggcagtgcccagctgctgggagggctctgcagggtagagctgagcacacagcaggtGGGATGGGATCtgtcagcagggagcagggagagacctgggcacagagaagcagctggtggcagggacagctgcaggcagcagagacatgggcaggcagatggagagggatctgctgccaagcagcctggcaaggggcatcaggcagctctgggccactctctgccctgcagacaCTTTTCCCAGTGCAACCTTTTGGTCTCCTCTCCGacccagcagaggcagtgccctCAAAGCTGTGGGCTCCAGCTCATGAGTCATGGCCTTGGCATCTGCACATGCAGCTGGAGGCTCCTGCAGTGTGCACACAGAAGGGTGACCAAAGCTCTTCAGTTGTAGCGTGTgaggtgcagggagcagagcagggcaaggagaaggcttcacaccaagcccctctgcctttgtgccttCACTTCATCgtttgcagagctctgcagtgctgctccctgagTCTCCCTCGAGCCACAGGACTCCTGCTGTGTGggactggggctgggctgtggtcactTTGTGCTCTGGCACTGACTCTGGAGGTCCTGCCCCGGAGGTGTCTTCATGGCAGCTGAGTGTCCAAGCTGCATTGGAAGCTGTGCTGAAGCCTGCCAGTGGTTGGTGGGGATGGGGCATGAGGTGAGCCCTTCCTCactcagctgaggcagaggctgTCCTGTGGGCACTGCACCTTTGTTTCCAGAGAGAAGTGTCCCCTAACTTGtcactgcttttcctccttGGACAGGTCTCCATGGCCAGAGGCAGGCAATgtccaacagcagctccatcactgagttcctccttctgccattcgcaggcacacagcagctgcagctgctgcacttctgcctcttcctggccacctacctggctgccctcctgggcaacagcctcatcatcaccaccatcgcctggcaccaccacctgcacacccccatgtacttcttcctcctcaacctCACCCTCCTTGACCTAGGCACCATCTCCACCACTGTGCCCAAGTCCCTGGGCAATTCCCTGAGGCACTCCAGGATCATCTCCTATGCAGGATGTGCTGCTcaggtctttttctttctcttcttcatttCAGCAGAGTTTTCTCTCCTCACCATCATGGCCTACGACCGCTACGTTGCCATCTGCAGGCCCCTGCACTatggcaccctcctgggcagcagagcttgtgcccacatggcagcagctgcctgggcctgtGGCCTTCTCtatgctctgctgcacacagccaatacattttccctgcccctctgccagggcaatgcTGTGCACCAGTTCTTCTGTGAGATCCCCCAGATCCtcaagctctcctgctccacagcctaccTCAGGGAACTTTGGCTCATTGTGGTCAGT
Coding sequences within it:
- the LOC135174145 gene encoding olfactory receptor 14A16-like, which codes for MSNSSSITEFLLLPFAGTQQLQLLHFCLFLATYLAALLGNSLIITTIAWHHHLHTPMYFFLLNLTLLDLGTISTTVPKSLGNSLRHSRIISYAGCAAQVFFFLFFISAEFSLLTIMAYDRYVAICRPLHYGTLLGSRACAHMAAAAWACGLLYALLHTANTFSLPLCQGNAVHQFFCEIPQILKLSCSTAYLRELWLIVVSVCLAFGCFVFIVVSYVQIFRAVLRMPSEQGRHKAFATCLPHLAVLSLFLSTGFFAYLKPPSMTSPSWNLFVSVLYSVVPPAVNPLIYSLRNQELKAALSKLLPGCFQKQ